The genomic window AACAATCAATCTATtgtaatgtaaatccaatccctttAAAATTGAAAGAATTGGAAACGAAAAGGAAACACTTATCGATTTTAGAACGTATAtgctatttctttctctcttgcatGTGTACGTAATAGTAGcatctttttttatatagaGTCTTTTTTTACTACCATTCACTTAAACTATCACAGCAAAGAAGCTTCTTCAAGGTCGTCTCTCTTTTCTTATATGTCTATCTTTTTACCGCTGTTCATGACACCCCTTGCATCGTCTAGTGTAAGGGTATTTTCGTAAAGTaatataaattctatcattttttttctttatgtagtccaaacaaacatgattttcattctttctctcttcatctAACCtttataatcattttttttgttcagcttactttttcattcctttcctattctttttttttttctttttctttcttttccaccactcacttttcttctctttcccttcatccaaacaaagtgttagtttttttattttgtttttgcgcTTTGTTCTTATATctaagggacttcttgtctCTAAATTTTATTATGCATTTCTATTTTACCaatcccttctctctcttcatatatatatatatatatatattatttatttatttatttattcagtTTGCTCCTCGATTAACAATTTTATCTAACGGTTCCCAATATTGGTAGCTCTGTTGTTTGGATGCACCGCAGTAAGTGTAAGTGTAGGTGCCAGTCTACTTACATATTTGATTGAACCCTCCCCCAAGAAGGTAGAGACCAAAGCAGGCATTTTCAAGAACCGCCCATTACGGATTCACTTACATCGGCCAATCTTGGtcattaaattaattaaaatgaactacaattaatttaaatttttatattattttattgggGGAAAACGTCACATTTTGAGGACTGTCAAAGGCATAGCCAAGAACACTAGAGCGGAGCCAACCAGTGACGTGAGTAGCAGCTGAGCACGCCGATTACCACTCGATAGGCTTATGTCTTTGTTTCCTTGTGAGGTTAGCCTCGGTAAAGAGAACCGTGAGCAGCAGGCCGCAGCATGGCGCATGGCCGAGGATGGGCGCAAACCCAAGAAGCGACCCATAGGGTCCAAATTCATAGAGAGAGCGGGCACAACCAGATCTAATCCAGGCGCCCTTTTGcttatgtttatttactcttttgtatCGTCTCGATTTGAGATGTGTTAGAATCGTTTTACTTTAAGTTCTTTGTACCGTCTTGAGTTAGGAGCTAAGTGAACCGAGACGCTTCTTatgtatataagctttgtaATTAGGGTTTTTTGGGATCACGcttgaatgaagaatgaattgATTTTTACTTTGGgtgtcactctctctctcatcccatcttcttctcaaCCAAATCTACTCGTCTTCCGGGCGGCGCCAGATTGATTTCTTCTCACCCTTGACCAGCGACGGCTGGTGTCTTTCTTCGATCCGGTGGCGTCAATCATCCTCCCGtcctcaatactcttttcttcttctctccaatCGGTCGAAGGAACAACTGCCTCCCTTGATCGTACGATAGAAAGAGAAGTTGTGACAGATCACAAAGCTGAGACCAATCCGTTCTGCTAAACGTGATCTTGAGTAGCGATAGCGCCTCGACAGTGAGGTTCCGTCAAATCCCATGGgtgttttctcaaaaaatttgataaatattcaAACACCTATCCGAAATTTGAtagatattcaattttttgtagagaccaagaaaatttattttcaaggTTGAGTGCTTATCATGTTAAGGGGCATTCGATTTCAGATCTCTGGGATCTGAAATTTATGAGTTAAAAAAAGCagacccttctctctcttaacTTAAATCAaagtttcttcttgtgtaaaatatttaaaaaggaATATCTCAAGCATGTAGTCGGATAAATCATACAAATTTTGATCGAGAATATCTTGCCACATGGAAAACAGATCCATGGACTTTTTCAGTTTTACGTCATCCAATACCAAATCCAATATTCTGCTTTGGGCCTTTGGCTGATCCAAATTCGGAACGAGATATGCGGGTTCAGTGACGGAACCGCACCTTCCTTACCCGAACCGTTCTGCAGGGCAGTTAAAGCAAAAGATGGGGGCCAAAAATGTCAAATataaaaggaagggaaaaagcCCTTTGGATCAACCGTTGCCTCTCTAGGGTTCCCGCTGCATCCTCCTCGTTGTCATTTCCCCCAGGACGACCCCTTTCCGCTTCCTCGTCTGCCGTCGAGTGACTCGAGTCCGCCATGGGTGAGtactctctccctctgtgtgtGTCCCTGATTGCTTCCTGGAATGGGCGTTCCTTTTTCCTTGATTGGTTCTCATTCTCTGCTTTCCGAGTTCTCCTGATCCAATTCACGTGGTttcttggttgttttttttcccttcatcgTCGATAGCGAGGATCAAGGTCCACGAGCTTAGAACGAAGACGAAGACTGAGCTCCTGAGCCAGCTGAAGGATTTGAAGGCCGAGCTCGCGCTCCTCCGCGTCGCCAAGGTCACCGGAGGCGCCCCGAACAAACTCTCTAAGATGTATTATTGCTTCTTATctcttttacttgttttcaAGGATGTGTTTGTTTCGCCTCTTGCGTTCCGTGATTGCAGTTAGTGGGTTTGGTTTTCATAATTTGGGTTCCTTGTTGTGAGTGCAGAAAGGTGGTAAGGTTGTCGATTGCGCAGGTTCTGACGGTCATATCACAGAAGCAGAAGGCCGCACTCAGGGAAGcctacaagaagaaaaagtacaTCCCGCTCGATTTGAGGCCGAAGAAGACTCGAGCGATTCGGCGCCGTCTAACCAAACACCAGGTAGAATTTCTTATATCAATGCATCTGTTATAATTTCTTAGACCATTTCTTATATCAGGTATCGTAagtacagttttttttttctttccgaCCTGAGACGATCGTCCTTTATCTAAAAAAACTTTTGGGCAAAGTTCGTGGCTTCTTTTGCAttgcattcttttttttaaaatgtgttgTTGCGATCGAGAAGATTCATGGTCAGGGATGCTGTAGTTTGACAGATAGCAAATTTGAACAAATACTGACGTGGAAAATGG from Nymphaea colorata isolate Beijing-Zhang1983 chromosome 6, ASM883128v2, whole genome shotgun sequence includes these protein-coding regions:
- the LOC116255647 gene encoding 60S ribosomal protein L35, producing MARIKVHELRTKTKTELLSQLKDLKAELALLRVAKVTGGAPNKLSKIKVVRLSIAQVLTVISQKQKAALREAYKKKKYIPLDLRPKKTRAIRRRLTKHQESLKTEREKKKEKYFPMRKYAIKV